The proteins below come from a single Lujinxingia sediminis genomic window:
- a CDS encoding dihydrofolate reductase family protein, protein MTRVRAFFATSLDGMIAGPEDALDWLPDHGEEEAEDTFTPFFAEIGAMLMGRRTFEVVKRLGGEWPYGDSPILVATSRALDAPVPSVRAVHGTIEAMVEEAREVAGGRDVYLDGGALFRSALEADLIDEITMTLVPVVLGEGIRLFSEGGRRKLTLESARSIGAGMVQIRYRV, encoded by the coding sequence ATGACACGCGTACGCGCATTTTTCGCGACCTCGCTCGACGGTATGATCGCCGGTCCCGAGGACGCGCTGGACTGGCTTCCCGATCATGGTGAGGAGGAGGCGGAGGACACGTTTACGCCCTTTTTCGCAGAGATCGGCGCGATGCTGATGGGGCGACGGACCTTTGAGGTTGTGAAGAGGCTTGGAGGGGAGTGGCCTTATGGCGACTCGCCCATTCTGGTGGCGACGTCGCGAGCGTTGGATGCGCCGGTGCCCTCGGTGAGGGCAGTGCATGGCACGATCGAAGCGATGGTTGAGGAGGCCCGCGAGGTGGCCGGGGGGCGAGATGTTTATCTCGATGGCGGGGCGCTCTTTCGCTCGGCGCTGGAGGCGGATCTCATCGATGAGATCACGATGACCCTGGTGCCGGTGGTGCTCGGTGAGGGGATTCGACTCTTTTCGGAGGGAGGTCGCCGTAAGCTGACCCTGGAGTCGGCGCGCTCCATTGGCGCGGGGATGGTGCAGATTCGTTACCGGGTCTGA
- a CDS encoding MSCRAMM family protein codes for MLNLISKRMSLMMLVGALACGLMACPSEQDEHPNTEVPDAGEPDAELDADPDPDVDPDGGEQVETRALPLSLKVQDEAGMPIAGASVIYQGQAHLTDLGGQVLIEPAAGAETMIVQIEAEGYAPSSAERPVVEAAEGQQMSALVRLLALGEAQTFDAEADALLEVRGVKIRLPANALVDGEGNPVVGQAEMTFAGIEPSSDDLRFMPGPLIGVPTEGDPVDLLSVYMADITFWQNGEKLQLAEGIEADLEFPISEAFSGYAAGDTIPFWSFDLQQARWVYESECEVVAGDGLVASCQAGHFSWWNVDKPLGTRNCVEVTVIDSESGEPIPGATIEGEAQNYLGRVAPFGATDAQGKTCVDFMREGTIELSALHSYYYQDADGPLTVVGNETAASCQSEEGGECLQVTIEMSDTRSCLSGTVVDENAAPVAGAPVYGLYEMMNGPGSVVAESGADGSYCLEIPPVDEVELLSVHDDAVGQAVVSLDSDAFGEAACGSDGCEDAGELVLESGPTTCVEGISNSYMVVNDEYIAVPRPGQPVYVYLGDVDRSCEPGEGPEDRGQILAEGITDANGGFALDLPLLTDAQVTVLIGECHEEWGPECLAFGYEASGSVLFDLQGIEASVAAGGCQNLGEFNTPPMCFEE; via the coding sequence ATGCTAAACCTTATCTCGAAGCGAATGAGTTTGATGATGCTGGTCGGTGCGCTGGCCTGCGGGCTGATGGCGTGTCCCAGCGAACAGGATGAGCACCCCAACACCGAGGTGCCCGATGCCGGTGAGCCCGACGCCGAGCTGGATGCTGACCCTGATCCCGACGTCGATCCCGACGGCGGTGAGCAGGTCGAGACCCGCGCGCTTCCCCTCTCTCTGAAGGTCCAGGATGAGGCGGGAATGCCAATCGCCGGCGCCAGCGTGATTTACCAGGGCCAGGCCCACCTCACCGACCTCGGCGGCCAGGTGCTCATTGAGCCGGCGGCCGGTGCAGAAACCATGATCGTGCAGATCGAGGCCGAAGGCTACGCCCCCTCCAGCGCGGAGCGACCGGTGGTCGAAGCGGCCGAGGGTCAGCAGATGAGCGCGCTGGTGCGTCTGCTGGCCCTGGGAGAGGCGCAGACCTTTGATGCCGAGGCCGACGCGCTGCTGGAGGTTCGAGGCGTCAAGATTCGCCTCCCGGCCAACGCCCTGGTCGACGGGGAGGGCAACCCCGTGGTGGGCCAGGCCGAGATGACCTTCGCCGGCATTGAGCCCTCCAGCGATGATCTCCGCTTTATGCCCGGACCGCTGATCGGGGTGCCCACCGAGGGCGATCCGGTGGATCTTTTGAGCGTCTATATGGCCGACATCACCTTCTGGCAGAATGGCGAGAAGCTGCAGCTGGCCGAGGGCATCGAGGCCGATCTGGAGTTTCCGATCTCGGAGGCTTTCTCCGGCTATGCGGCTGGCGACACGATCCCCTTCTGGAGCTTTGATCTGCAGCAGGCCCGCTGGGTCTACGAGAGCGAGTGCGAGGTTGTTGCCGGCGATGGCCTGGTAGCCTCCTGTCAGGCCGGGCACTTCAGCTGGTGGAACGTCGACAAGCCCCTGGGAACGCGCAACTGCGTGGAGGTCACCGTCATCGACTCCGAGTCTGGCGAGCCCATCCCCGGCGCGACCATTGAGGGCGAGGCCCAGAACTACCTGGGCCGCGTCGCTCCCTTTGGCGCCACCGACGCCCAGGGCAAGACCTGCGTGGACTTTATGCGGGAGGGAACGATCGAGCTCAGCGCGCTGCACTCCTACTACTACCAGGATGCCGACGGACCGCTGACGGTGGTCGGCAACGAGACGGCCGCCAGCTGCCAGTCGGAGGAGGGCGGAGAATGCCTCCAGGTGACGATCGAGATGAGCGATACGCGCAGCTGCCTGAGCGGGACGGTGGTCGATGAGAACGCGGCGCCGGTGGCCGGGGCTCCGGTCTACGGGCTCTATGAGATGATGAACGGCCCGGGCTCGGTGGTCGCTGAGTCGGGTGCCGACGGCAGCTACTGCCTGGAGATCCCGCCGGTGGACGAGGTGGAGCTGCTCTCGGTGCATGATGACGCGGTGGGCCAGGCGGTGGTGAGCCTGGACAGCGACGCCTTTGGCGAGGCGGCCTGCGGCTCCGATGGCTGCGAGGATGCTGGCGAGCTGGTGCTGGAGAGCGGACCGACGACGTGTGTGGAGGGCATCTCGAACTCCTACATGGTGGTGAACGATGAGTACATCGCAGTGCCGCGCCCCGGCCAGCCGGTGTACGTGTATCTCGGTGACGTCGATCGTAGCTGTGAGCCTGGCGAGGGCCCCGAAGATCGGGGGCAGATCCTGGCTGAGGGCATCACCGACGCCAACGGAGGCTTTGCGCTGGATCTGCCGCTGTTGACGGATGCGCAGGTGACCGTGCTCATCGGGGAATGCCACGAGGAGTGGGGCCCGGAGTGTCTGGCGTTTGGGTATGAAGCGTCGGGTTCCGTGCTCTTTGATCTGCAGGGCATCGAGGCCAGCGTGGCGGCAGGAGGCTGCCAGAACCTTGGTGAGTTCAACACGCCGCCGATGTGCTTCGAAGAGTAA